Proteins co-encoded in one Halorussus vallis genomic window:
- a CDS encoding potassium channel family protein, which yields MDTPGEVEYEPVSVVELLSEMKDTAELLIDLSFSAVLHGSDDIAREVLDLESRMDVLQLRARMSLLMAARTPDDAEQLAPVLGVVGAAEKISDAAGDIAKVVLEDIGLPEAMRAALPEAVETLVRAEIAADSPLADRTLGDVNMETETGVRAIAIHRGRDWITNPDRETRFATGDTVLLRGPEEGIADVFERATGRTYEPPDPPEPGIEDLERAVDSIVLMKNISELAVDLAYGSVLFDSEAVAEEVVELEAEVDALQSRFEAWTLRAASRVEDPVSLRGLVHLANATEVMSDAALEISEGVLRGLTTHPVVEKAVEESDEVIVRLTVEPGSDFDGVTLGERQVKTETGMRVLAVRRPAENGPVGGEAAAQEDERGEWVISPGPTTELRAGDVFLAKGTRSGAERLETLTAAL from the coding sequence ATGGACACGCCGGGCGAGGTGGAGTACGAACCCGTCAGCGTCGTGGAACTGCTGTCGGAGATGAAAGACACCGCCGAGTTGCTCATCGACCTCTCGTTCTCCGCGGTGCTCCACGGGAGCGACGACATCGCCCGCGAGGTGCTCGACCTCGAATCGCGGATGGACGTCCTCCAGTTGCGCGCCCGGATGAGCCTGCTGATGGCCGCCCGGACGCCCGACGACGCCGAACAGCTCGCGCCCGTCCTCGGGGTGGTCGGCGCGGCCGAGAAGATAAGCGACGCCGCCGGCGACATCGCCAAGGTCGTCCTGGAGGACATCGGCCTCCCCGAGGCGATGCGAGCCGCGCTCCCGGAGGCCGTCGAGACGCTCGTCCGGGCGGAGATCGCGGCCGACTCGCCGCTGGCCGACCGGACGCTCGGCGACGTGAACATGGAGACCGAAACCGGCGTCCGCGCCATCGCCATCCACCGCGGCCGGGACTGGATCACGAACCCCGACCGCGAAACCCGGTTCGCGACCGGCGACACGGTCCTCCTCCGGGGTCCCGAGGAGGGCATCGCCGACGTGTTCGAGCGCGCGACCGGCCGAACGTACGAACCGCCCGACCCTCCCGAACCCGGCATCGAGGACCTCGAACGCGCTGTCGACTCCATCGTGCTGATGAAGAACATCAGCGAACTCGCAGTCGACCTCGCCTACGGGAGCGTCCTCTTCGACAGCGAGGCGGTCGCCGAGGAGGTCGTGGAACTCGAAGCCGAGGTCGACGCCCTCCAGTCGCGCTTCGAGGCCTGGACCCTGCGCGCGGCCAGCCGGGTCGAAGACCCCGTCTCGCTCCGGGGCCTGGTCCACCTCGCCAACGCCACCGAGGTGATGAGCGACGCCGCCCTGGAGATCAGCGAGGGCGTCCTGCGGGGGCTGACCACCCACCCGGTGGTCGAGAAGGCGGTCGAGGAGAGCGACGAGGTCATCGTCCGCCTGACGGTCGAACCGGGCAGCGACTTCGACGGCGTGACGCTGGGCGAGCGTCAGGTCAAGACCGAGACGGGGATGCGCGTCCTCGCAGTCCGCAGACCCGCCGAGAACGGTCCGGTCGGCGGCGAGGCGGCGGCCCAGGAGGACGAGCGCGGCGAGTGGGTCATCTCGCCTGGACCGACGACCGAACTCCGGGCGGGCGACGTGTTCCTCGCGAAGGGGACGCGCTCGGGCGCCGAGCGCCTCGAAACGCTCACCGCCGCTCTCTAG